The following proteins are co-located in the Streptomyces sp. DT2A-34 genome:
- a CDS encoding MFS transporter yields MPSPAPKSASAPSTGASRAPWRSLRYRSMRWWSVANFLSNAGTWMQLTVQNLLVLQITGSAAATGLSMSVQAAPALFMSLLGGTAVDRWPLKLTAAVSQALLGAVAFTTAVLVALDRLDLTSLMVLAAVTGMIATVDGPACALLGNDLVPVEDVPSAIGVGALVHNAGRLVGTALAGVTVGFLGTAAAYAANGLSFLFVTAVIPFLRPAPGAVRHAAHERAAPRPGSGKPEPDMTVRQGLLFFARRPRLVALAAVTGISSVFGRNYGLTLAVLVTGPLAGGAGSFGTVSTVLAVGGILGAVLGARLRRPSVRLVGTLAAAGGLLQVAAGLSPSLAVLLVLVLPMTVVESVSDTAGTAVLQTDPPAHLRGRVLGVWSSIGTVWGLGGPPALGLLMELAGARGALVAGGLIIAGAIGAGLVLRARRTPAPVPLPTKDGDVGLAALGTAA; encoded by the coding sequence CTGCCCTCGCCTGCCCCGAAATCCGCCTCCGCCCCGTCCACGGGCGCGTCCCGCGCGCCCTGGCGGTCGCTGAGGTACCGCAGCATGCGTTGGTGGTCCGTCGCCAACTTTCTGTCGAACGCCGGCACGTGGATGCAGCTCACGGTCCAGAACCTGCTGGTCCTCCAGATCACCGGCTCCGCGGCGGCGACGGGACTCTCGATGTCGGTCCAGGCCGCTCCCGCCCTGTTCATGAGCCTGCTGGGCGGCACGGCCGTGGACCGCTGGCCCCTCAAGCTGACGGCCGCCGTCAGCCAGGCACTGCTGGGCGCGGTCGCCTTCACCACGGCCGTACTGGTGGCGCTGGACCGGCTCGACCTGACGTCCCTGATGGTGCTGGCCGCCGTGACAGGCATGATCGCCACCGTCGACGGCCCGGCGTGCGCCCTGCTGGGCAACGACCTCGTCCCCGTGGAAGACGTCCCCTCCGCCATCGGCGTCGGCGCGCTGGTGCACAACGCGGGGCGGCTCGTGGGCACCGCCCTGGCGGGGGTGACGGTCGGCTTCCTCGGCACAGCCGCCGCGTACGCCGCGAACGGCCTGTCGTTCCTCTTCGTGACCGCGGTCATCCCCTTCCTGCGCCCGGCACCCGGCGCCGTACGCCACGCCGCCCATGAGCGCGCCGCTCCACGGCCCGGAAGCGGGAAGCCGGAGCCCGACATGACCGTGCGCCAGGGTCTGCTCTTCTTCGCGCGCCGGCCCCGTCTGGTCGCGCTCGCCGCCGTCACCGGGATCAGCTCGGTCTTCGGCCGCAATTACGGCCTCACCCTGGCCGTCCTCGTCACCGGGCCGCTCGCGGGCGGCGCGGGCTCCTTCGGCACCGTCTCCACGGTCCTTGCCGTCGGCGGCATCCTGGGCGCCGTGCTCGGCGCCAGGCTGCGCCGGCCCTCCGTGCGGCTCGTGGGCACGCTGGCGGCCGCGGGCGGCCTGCTGCAGGTGGCGGCGGGGCTGTCGCCGTCGCTGGCGGTTCTGCTGGTCCTGGTCCTGCCGATGACCGTCGTGGAGTCCGTCTCCGACACCGCCGGGACCGCCGTACTGCAGACCGACCCGCCCGCTCACCTGCGCGGACGTGTGCTCGGCGTGTGGAGCAGCATCGGCACGGTCTGGGGCCTCGGCGGCCCGCCGGCGCTGGGCCTGCTCATGGAACTGGCGGGGGCACGCGGAGCCCTGGTGGCAGGCGGACTGATCATCGCCGGCGCGATCGGCGCGGGCCTCGTCCTACGGGCTCGCCGGACGCCGGCACCGGTGCCCCTGCCGACGAAGGACGGGGACGTGGGCCTGGCAGCGCTGGGCACGGCTGCCTGA
- a CDS encoding carbamoyltransferase C-terminal domain-containing protein, with the protein MRVLGINALFHDPAAALVMDGRIVAAAEEERFSRRKHGKRPLPFSAWELPELSARWCLDRAGLTPSDLDAVAYSYDPELAHPAEQLGLNDPWDHLRQEYARRAPEFLAEALPGLDPDKVRFVAHHVAHAASAGQAAPYPDSAVLVLDGRGECGSHLAGRYANRELTVLGSQSLPDSMGLFYEDLTQHLGFLRSSDEFKVMALASYGKPRFLDRLRAYVHLDGHGGFRARPVPWASLVPPRPAGGAWTQDHADIAASAQACLEEVLLGLARWLHGRTGEDVLTLAGGVALNCVANTRLYRETPFRRVWVQPAAGDAGTALGAALHIANQKEAVEAMPTAALGRGWSDDELRAWLERAAVPYEEPDDIAEAVAAELAEDGIVAWFQGRSEYGPRALGHRSLLAHPGRAQNLERLNAVKGREEFRPVAPMVLAERAAELFDGPLPSPYMLFVHDVAEEWRDRIPAVVHVDGTARIQTVDRQDEPLVARMIEGFGRLTGLPVVVNTSLNTAGRPMVDDPRDALECFGSAPVDLLALGPFAIRRKKVFA; encoded by the coding sequence ATGCGTGTCCTGGGAATCAACGCCCTCTTCCACGACCCGGCCGCCGCCCTCGTCATGGACGGCAGGATCGTGGCGGCGGCGGAGGAGGAACGCTTCAGCCGGCGCAAGCACGGCAAGCGCCCCCTTCCCTTCTCCGCCTGGGAACTGCCCGAACTGTCCGCCCGATGGTGCCTGGACCGGGCCGGCCTGACCCCGTCCGACCTGGACGCGGTCGCCTACTCCTACGACCCCGAACTCGCCCACCCGGCTGAGCAGTTGGGCCTCAACGACCCCTGGGACCACCTGCGCCAGGAATACGCCCGCCGCGCCCCGGAGTTCCTCGCCGAGGCGCTGCCGGGACTCGACCCGGACAAGGTCCGCTTCGTCGCCCACCATGTCGCGCACGCCGCCTCCGCCGGGCAGGCCGCCCCGTACCCCGACAGCGCCGTGCTGGTGCTGGACGGCCGCGGCGAATGCGGCTCCCACCTCGCCGGCCGCTACGCGAACCGCGAACTCACCGTCCTGGGCTCGCAGTCGCTGCCCGACTCGATGGGCCTGTTCTACGAGGACCTCACCCAGCACCTCGGATTCCTGCGCAGCAGCGACGAGTTCAAGGTGATGGCGCTGGCCTCCTACGGCAAGCCCCGCTTCCTGGACCGGTTGCGCGCATACGTCCACCTGGACGGTCACGGCGGATTCCGGGCCCGCCCCGTCCCCTGGGCCTCGCTGGTCCCGCCGCGCCCGGCGGGGGGCGCCTGGACGCAGGACCACGCCGACATCGCCGCCAGCGCGCAGGCCTGTCTGGAGGAGGTCCTGCTGGGGCTCGCGCGGTGGCTGCACGGCCGTACCGGTGAGGACGTGCTGACGCTCGCGGGTGGCGTCGCCCTCAACTGCGTCGCCAACACCCGGCTTTACCGCGAGACGCCCTTCCGCCGCGTCTGGGTGCAGCCCGCCGCCGGGGACGCGGGCACCGCCCTCGGGGCCGCGCTGCACATCGCCAACCAGAAGGAGGCCGTCGAGGCCATGCCGACCGCCGCCCTGGGCCGCGGCTGGAGCGACGACGAGCTGCGCGCCTGGCTGGAACGCGCGGCCGTGCCCTACGAAGAACCCGACGACATCGCCGAGGCCGTCGCCGCCGAACTCGCCGAGGACGGCATCGTGGCCTGGTTCCAGGGCCGCAGCGAGTACGGGCCACGGGCGCTCGGCCACCGCTCGCTGCTCGCCCATCCCGGCCGCGCGCAGAACCTGGAGCGTCTCAACGCCGTGAAAGGCCGGGAGGAGTTCCGCCCTGTCGCGCCCATGGTCCTGGCCGAGCGGGCCGCGGAACTCTTCGACGGGCCGCTGCCCAGCCCCTACATGCTGTTCGTGCACGACGTCGCCGAGGAGTGGCGCGACCGCATCCCGGCCGTCGTCCACGTGGACGGCACGGCCCGCATCCAGACCGTGGACCGCCAGGACGAGCCCCTCGTCGCGCGCATGATCGAAGGATTCGGGCGCCTCACCGGCCTGCCCGTCGTCGTCAACACCAGCCTCAACACCGCCGGACGGCCCATGGTCGACGATCCACGGGACGCCCTGGAGTGCTTCGGCTCCGCGCCCGTGGACCTGCTCGCCCTCGGACCCTTCGCGATCCGGCGGAAGAAGGTGTTCGCATGA
- a CDS encoding hemerythrin domain-containing protein, translating into MGHGGNVIDELVTDHREVEELFGRIEGLPTGEKDRKVYAEQVTMELVRHSVAEEEYLYPAVREHVAGGDAIADKEIDDHSKAERIMKDLEGCDAGDPEFDRLIGMLMSEVRSHIADEEQNLFPKLRAACPPQALDDLGDKVRMAKKMAPTRPHPSAPDKPPANKLLAPGAGLVDRMRDALSGRGKKD; encoded by the coding sequence ATGGGTCATGGCGGGAACGTCATCGACGAGCTGGTGACCGATCACCGCGAGGTCGAGGAGCTCTTCGGTCGCATCGAGGGGCTGCCGACCGGTGAGAAGGACCGCAAGGTGTATGCCGAGCAGGTCACGATGGAGCTGGTGCGGCACTCGGTCGCCGAGGAGGAGTATCTCTACCCGGCCGTGCGGGAGCACGTGGCGGGCGGGGACGCCATCGCCGACAAGGAGATCGACGATCACTCCAAGGCCGAGCGGATCATGAAGGATCTGGAGGGGTGCGACGCCGGTGACCCGGAGTTCGACCGGCTCATCGGGATGCTGATGAGTGAGGTCCGCTCGCACATCGCCGACGAGGAGCAGAACCTCTTCCCCAAGCTGCGCGCGGCGTGTCCCCCGCAGGCGCTGGACGACCTGGGCGACAAGGTGCGCATGGCGAAGAAGATGGCCCCGACCCGCCCGCACCCGTCCGCACCGGACAAGCCGCCGGCCAACAAGCTCCTGGCACCCGGAGCCGGCCTGGTGGACCGCATGCGCGACGCGCTGAGCGGCCGCGGCAAGAAGGACTGA
- a CDS encoding NAD-dependent epimerase/dehydratase family protein produces MTKLSPCTWRHALVTGGAGFLGSHLCERLLDSEVEVDCADNLCSGSRENVAHLAERRGFRFVECDVSSPDAAERLPGPYDLVLHFACPASPADYLRLPLETLDVGSLGTRNMLAVAERDRARFLLASTSEVYGDPLRHPQREDYWGNVNPVGPRSVYDESKRFAEALVTAHVHARDANAGIVRLFNTYGPRMRPHDGRAVPTFVSQALAGEPLTVAGDGRQTRSLCYVDDTVDGVLLVAASHSVRPVNIGGSDEVTVGEIAHRVVELTGSSSSIVYVDRPTDDPQRRRPDTGLARELLGWTPRVPWEEGIKQTIAYFATAQPAPEPAPQA; encoded by the coding sequence ATGACCAAACTTTCGCCATGCACATGGCGTCATGCCCTAGTGACGGGCGGTGCCGGCTTCCTCGGCAGTCATCTGTGCGAGCGGCTGCTGGATTCGGAAGTCGAAGTCGACTGCGCCGACAACCTGTGCTCCGGGTCACGCGAGAACGTCGCGCACCTCGCAGAGCGCCGCGGTTTCCGGTTCGTCGAGTGCGACGTCTCCTCACCCGACGCCGCCGAGCGGCTGCCGGGGCCGTACGACCTGGTCCTGCACTTCGCGTGCCCCGCCTCACCCGCCGACTACCTCCGGCTGCCGCTGGAGACGCTCGACGTCGGCAGCCTGGGCACGCGCAACATGCTGGCCGTGGCGGAGCGTGACCGCGCGCGTTTCCTGCTCGCCTCGACGTCCGAGGTGTACGGCGACCCCCTGCGGCATCCGCAGCGCGAGGACTACTGGGGCAACGTCAACCCGGTGGGGCCGCGCAGCGTGTACGACGAGTCCAAACGGTTCGCCGAGGCACTGGTCACCGCTCATGTGCACGCCAGGGACGCGAACGCGGGCATCGTGCGCCTGTTCAACACCTACGGGCCGCGTATGCGCCCGCACGACGGGCGTGCCGTCCCCACGTTCGTCAGTCAGGCACTGGCCGGCGAACCGCTGACGGTGGCGGGGGACGGCCGGCAGACGCGCTCTTTGTGCTACGTCGACGACACGGTCGACGGCGTCCTGCTCGTGGCCGCGAGTCACTCGGTGCGCCCCGTCAACATCGGCGGCAGCGACGAGGTCACGGTCGGCGAGATCGCCCACCGCGTGGTCGAACTGACCGGCTCCTCCTCCTCGATCGTGTACGTCGACCGCCCCACCGACGATCCGCAGCGACGCCGCCCCGACACCGGCCTGGCCCGTGAACTGCTCGGCTGGACGCCCCGCGTGCCCTGGGAGGAAGGCATCAAGCAGACCATCGCCTACTTCGCCACGGCACAGCCGGCACCCGAGCCCGCCCCGCAGGCGTGA
- a CDS encoding acyl-CoA dehydrogenase family protein — translation MPAFSLDPPQTAWCAELRTLAAERLRPLAEKGEPGHVNRPLVAELGQLGLIERLFTSGAVDLCLMRESLAYACTEAETALALQGLGAHPVHAYGTPAQRERWLLRVAEGSAVAAFALSEPGAGSDAAALELRAEREASRPGELGGPGESGEPGESPAAPLAAESDGPARWRLTGEKCWISNAPEADFYTVFARTTPGAGARGVTAFLVPADRPGLTGAGLDMLSPHPIGALTFDAVPVTAEDMLGGADRGFRVAMGTLNLFRPSVGAFAVGMARAALDATLAHTAQREAFGGKLKDLQTVAHQVAEMALRTEAARLMVYAAATAYDEGAPDVPKRAAMAKLLATETAQYVVDKAVQLHGARALRSGHLLEHLYREVRAPRVYEGASEVQRGIIAKELYANMEAGQ, via the coding sequence ATGCCCGCATTCTCACTCGATCCGCCGCAAACCGCATGGTGTGCCGAACTGCGCACCCTGGCCGCCGAACGACTGCGCCCGCTCGCGGAGAAGGGCGAACCCGGGCACGTCAACCGCCCGCTGGTCGCCGAACTCGGTCAACTGGGCCTGATCGAGCGGCTGTTCACCTCGGGAGCCGTCGACCTGTGCCTGATGCGGGAGTCCCTCGCGTACGCCTGCACGGAGGCGGAGACCGCGCTGGCCCTCCAGGGCCTGGGCGCGCATCCCGTCCATGCGTACGGCACCCCGGCCCAGCGCGAGCGCTGGCTGCTCCGGGTGGCCGAGGGCAGCGCGGTGGCGGCCTTCGCGCTGAGCGAGCCGGGGGCCGGGTCGGACGCGGCGGCGCTGGAGTTGCGGGCGGAACGGGAGGCGTCGCGGCCGGGGGAACTGGGAGGGCCGGGGGAATCAGGAGAGCCGGGGGAATCGCCGGCCGCCCCGCTTGCCGCCGAATCCGACGGCCCCGCCCGCTGGCGGCTCACCGGCGAGAAGTGCTGGATCTCCAACGCTCCCGAGGCCGACTTCTACACCGTCTTCGCCCGCACCACCCCCGGCGCCGGCGCCCGTGGCGTCACCGCCTTCCTGGTCCCCGCCGATCGCCCCGGCCTCACCGGAGCGGGCCTCGACATGTTGTCCCCGCACCCCATCGGCGCCCTCACCTTCGATGCCGTCCCCGTCACCGCCGAGGACATGCTCGGCGGGGCCGACCGCGGCTTCCGGGTCGCGATGGGCACCCTCAACCTCTTCCGGCCCAGCGTCGGCGCCTTCGCCGTCGGCATGGCCCGGGCGGCCCTGGACGCGACCCTCGCCCACACCGCTCAACGGGAGGCGTTCGGCGGCAAGTTGAAGGACCTCCAGACGGTCGCCCACCAGGTCGCCGAGATGGCCCTGCGCACGGAGGCCGCCCGTCTCATGGTGTACGCGGCGGCGACGGCGTACGACGAAGGCGCCCCGGACGTCCCGAAGCGGGCCGCGATGGCGAAGCTGCTCGCCACCGAGACCGCGCAGTACGTCGTCGACAAGGCCGTCCAGTTGCACGGCGCCCGCGCCCTGCGCAGCGGCCACCTTCTGGAACACCTCTACCGCGAGGTGCGGGCGCCGCGCGTCTACGAGGGCGCCAGCGAGGTCCAACGGGGCATCATCGCCAAGGAGTTGTACGCGAACATGGAGGCCGGTCAGTGA
- a CDS encoding DUF6299 family protein yields MPLRPALATAAGAALLLLVAAPSAPADSAAPADPKETVTIDDTGRIAADGTVTLSGTYRCVDATGPVFVSATIGQRSSDLRHGIGGTLAVCDGKVHSWKNIGKPQTGTSSGPLKAGKVYVEATIVELHPVGGLPLPRFHALQDKQDIMLTKS; encoded by the coding sequence ATGCCCCTGCGCCCCGCTCTCGCCACCGCCGCCGGTGCCGCCCTGCTTCTGCTGGTCGCCGCCCCGTCGGCCCCCGCCGACTCCGCCGCCCCCGCCGACCCCAAGGAGACCGTGACCATCGACGACACGGGCCGTATCGCCGCGGACGGCACCGTCACCCTGTCCGGCACCTACCGCTGCGTGGACGCCACGGGGCCCGTGTTCGTGAGCGCCACCATCGGCCAGCGGTCCTCCGACCTCCGGCACGGCATCGGCGGCACCCTCGCCGTGTGCGACGGCAAGGTGCACAGCTGGAAGAACATCGGCAAGCCCCAGACGGGCACGTCCTCGGGCCCCCTCAAGGCAGGCAAGGTGTACGTCGAGGCCACCATCGTCGAACTCCACCCCGTGGGCGGCCTGCCCCTGCCCCGCTTCCACGCCCTGCAGGACAAGCAGGACATCATGCTGACCAAGAGCTGA
- a CDS encoding RidA family protein, which translates to MSTERVNPPRLSPATGFSHAVVATGSRVVFLAGQTALDADGKVTGDTLPEQFERALANLLAALDAAGGTAADLARVTVYATDVAAYRARAAELGRIWRQLAGRDYPAMAVVEVVRLWDEEAMVELDGFAVLP; encoded by the coding sequence GTGAGCACCGAGCGCGTCAACCCGCCCCGCCTCTCCCCGGCCACCGGCTTCTCCCACGCGGTCGTCGCAACCGGCTCACGGGTCGTCTTCCTGGCCGGTCAGACCGCCCTCGACGCGGACGGCAAGGTCACCGGCGACACCCTGCCAGAACAGTTCGAGCGGGCCCTGGCCAATCTGCTGGCCGCGCTCGACGCCGCCGGCGGCACCGCTGCCGACCTCGCGCGGGTCACGGTCTACGCCACGGACGTCGCCGCGTACCGCGCCAGGGCCGCCGAACTCGGCCGTATCTGGCGGCAGTTGGCGGGGCGGGACTATCCGGCGATGGCGGTCGTCGAGGTCGTACGCCTGTGGGACGAAGAGGCGATGGTGGAGCTCGACGGGTTCGCCGTACTGCCGTAG